The genome window GTgagtttcttcaaatttttttctgtgggAACTTGAATAGTAGTATATCGCTTTGAAAACTGTTACGCAGACCAAGACTCAGAATGACAaccagaaaaattatataaaatacaGAACTCCAAAGTAACCTGTGTGTATCTCTAACACGGCCTGTTGTTGATTTTCGCAACTTTAGTGAGAGAACCTTATGTTTTAGAACATGGTGCAACGATTCTAGAAACATACACACTTCTCTTCGGGGAGTACACTAATCGCGTAAATCGAGGCAAGGTTTCAcatccattttttaaatatgaaacgGTTGGAAAGACCGTTACTATTTCCTTTGCTCAACCGGATAAGTATTAGATATCTTCCAAACCATTTTTCATTGGGCCAAAAATCAACCACTAATGAAAACTTCATgttatttacatttttcggTTTCAGTTTaggatttcaacaaatttctaatttcgtatttaaatatttcctaATCCATAAGTAACATACTAGAGATATTCCAAAGCgtggaaatattttaatctCCATGTTTTGAGTGTCTTTTGCGGTTGTGTAATCATATACGTTCTGTTTTTAACTATTCTTGCATTGTGATTTATGGATAATGTTGATGAAGACGTAGGTCGTTTAGAATGTGGCTTCTTGCGTGGGTACTGTTTTACGTTTTTTATACCATCAATCCCTTTATCGACTACTTCCAGCAAAAATGAAGTCGGTGGTATCACCATCTGAAAAGCTCTCAGATAGTTGCAGCCGTACTCTATGGTTATCTTTGAAAACTGCGACAGTGTCTGCCAGGGGTTCCAAAGGTAAAGCATAGACACATTTGCTACACCAGAAAGCTGACAAGTATGttcatgttttgtttttcctgGTGTGAATGATCGTTTCACCACTACTGACGCATATTTCTGATCTTTTACCGAGAGACAAGGAACTCGTGATCGGATGGAACCAGGCCTCCGTGTCTGCTGAACAAGTGTTCACAAACTTATCCCGGATTTGTGAAAGCTGGTGTCCACAGGAAGGAAACTTGCGGAAATAGCCTGGTGGAACCTTTGAAATCTAGCAGCTTTATTAATGAACAATTGAACAGTGACGGTAAATGAGCAAGGTAtgagaaaatataataatgtGGTGGCAATTGGGCAGCCGATGAGGAGGTTGGGGGGTGCATTCACACTTCAAGTTATACAAAAAATCCTATCaataaaaggaaaaagaaacgGGAAAGGTGAATTGAGTTGACGGATTGTGGGAATGTGAGTCTCATCTCAATAATGATGGTTTTCACATTCATCAAATGAGATACGTGGGTGTTTGGAAGAACGATCCGAGTGATCAGTTGAAAACGGCGATGTCCTCTGAAAACAAAAGCAATTCCTTCTCTTCGAAGATATCCGAAAACGATACCTGCGATCGTCTTTCGTCCCATCGACATGTGAACTCCAAGTGATAGACATAGCTTTTGTCACCTCCCTTATCCCAGCAGTTTGTGCATCTGCGACGCGAAAACATGCAATTTCTTCCACAAGTTGCAGATCCATCGGAGTTCGCTGGAAGTGCGCAAGATCTGCAGAGTCCTTTATCCTTGAAGCCTTCGTATCTTTTCGAATTTGTGTTGTAAATCGGACACGAATGAATTGTGTGCTCATCAGTCTCGCAGAGCATGCATCTTGAGAAAATCAACACCGGCACATTCCTCAGCTCGGGATTTTCTCGTGAATGTTTAACCATCGGGAATGAACGCAGTTCCTGACGAACATCTGGTGGTGGTGTCTGCGCGGCAATCGAGTTGTTTTGATATTGGCGAGCtttcaaatcggcaatttcctTTTCGTGTGCTTCAAAGAGCGATTGAAAGTGTGCCATTTGGAAATCCAGCTGAGCCTTGAGATCCAAGTTCTGTGACTTAAGTTCCTCCATAGATTCTTCAAGTTTCTTCCTGGACTTGGCATCATTTAGCTTGTCCTGGGTCAGTTCCTCAACTCCTTGCAATAATTGGGCAATCGCTTCTTTCATCGCCTCCAAATCCTCCTCCTTTTTGATTTTGCTGTTCGAACTGAAAGAAGATTTCGTAAACTCAGGAAGGTaagttgaaaattagattaaGTACCTCGACAGTGACGCATCCGGTTTCGGATCTGCAGAACTTGAAGTGTTCATCTGAATCAAAATAGCCTTATGAATTAAACATATAATATATGGAACTtgaagaatattaaaattccataaattaaaaaaaggaacaaaagACTTCGtaaaaatcagaataaaataaattttagggCAAGGTGATAAGAACGGAAAAGAGTGAAACGCGACGCATGAGGGGCGCGTCGCGTGCGCTGCGTGCTTGCGGACTAAACACTAAAGTCAGTGATTACCGTACccttaatttttagaatctccaaaatttgtgaaaaaacacggaatttccacaaaattttgtgaagtaagaaaacacatttttgacccataaaataacataattttttgtgtttttttacaaaaactcggccatccgTTTGGTCACGTGatgtcagaatgtcccatttcGGGTTGATCTACGTGAATTGCGGGAACTTAGACGCAGACTATTctactgatttcgcatggttaagaacgcactgacgtcacattttttggggaaaaaaattcgcgcattttttgtagatcaaaccgttatgggacagcctgacaccaatTATACGGTAGGTCATTACCGGTAAACTTACAGAGTGGGGGGTGCCGTTTTTCCGTCAGTGCCGTCAATTTGTTTTGCtcttacaaaaatatatataaaccGAATTCCAATCTATTAATTCGTCAAATTCATTCCATTTCAATTCCAATTCCTAGCATATGTAGATATccataaaacatttgttttgcAAATATCACTTCCGCAACCTGACATcatcagacatttttcaaagaaaaatccgaTGATTGAAATTCAAGATACTCCAGAAGACGTCATTGCTCCTTTTATCTGCAACTCTCGTCACCGCAAACTAATTTATTGAGGGTGGAAGCTATtgcatttagaaaaatgagattaAAGTGGAGaaggttgaaaaataaacatgcCAGGAAATTCCTCAATTCAATTGCCTACCTGCTGCCTCTTTTTGCTTCTAAGGGACTAGAAATTAACTCGCATTAATGCTCTCCCACTCCTCCCTCACACTTCTTCCGGATTCATATACTTTGCTCAGAAGCTTTACTTGAAGGGGATtctattggaatttttaagatttagaGGATACTGTAAATTGCACGATGTTCAGAAACGTTCCAGTATATCATGATATTTCTACCGTGTGTTTACGGTCATCGTGTACTTCCCAAGGAGAggtgtagattttttttttacaaccTTCGTTGTAGGCTAAAcattgaaattatcaattaaTATCATTAAACAAAACTTCTAGTTTGCGAAAAATGTATGtcttctttaattttaaaaagacaaaaacatgttcgttttaatttatttttaagatattttttttttcaaaaagtaaatctGATCTCTAACATCCTGTAATTTATCCTATCCACCCTCGCTGCCTAATTAGCTCAATCCTGTGTTTTTTCCTTCAGACTTCCGTTATAATCCAGCTCAAAACCTCTAAAGCTTTCGTCGTTTCGGGTGAGCTGGAGCGGTCAAACCGAGTTGAACTCGGTGAGTAGAAAGAAATGGGATGCAATGTCCAATTGAGAGCGGAAGGTGAAAATATAAATCAGTTCCAGTTGGTTGGAGCCAACcaagttcaaaaaatggcatCATTCGAAAAGTGTGCAAAGTTGAGTTTTTTCGTCGCAAACCAATGATTATGGTTGGAGGAAAGGGGGAGGTAAAGCTAATTTTGGAGCAGGCCCAGGATCGGCTCCCAGTGGAATAGAACATAAGTTCAAAGCGATTCCGAATTGTTTTTGagtgtttcaagttttgaagatAAACACAGAAAACAATTGTGTTCTGACTCTGAGCATTATCAACTTTGAAGCCATAGTTTTGAACTCCCAGTCGAGTGCCAAAGTACACAGATTGCACCGGAATCAAAAGATCAACAAGTCTAACAATATTTTCATCCAACCTTTAACCATGTTTTTCTTAAAGTTCTGGGAGGTTTTTGCAAGTTGATTcgatttcaataatttcaaaaacatgctCGACCAGAGTGAAAGAAGTGAAGTATAGTgtcaaaaataactgaaagGGGTTCCCAAAGAAAAAAGGCTATACTTTcaggaaattcagattttcaacaatttcttccagttttacaaaaatgaagGCCAGTTGTATATACGTATAAATAAACTTACACTTTTCCGAGAAGAACAAAAGCTGAGTAAATCGGCGCTCAACTTTCTATAACTCTACCTACCGTAGCATAGGTCAAACtacattcaaattatttttcaactcaaaacattttgtacCATAATCccaattataatttcaaaaaattgcgtcATCTCGACACATGTTGTGATATGTCGGTTTTCGACGATACGACGGTGTTactcaaaaaaagtgttcgaacaaaacaacaaataaattatttgttttcataCTGATACTATTACGTTTAAATTAAGAGGGACTTGCAGTATTTGCGGCGGCGGGGgatagaattttaatttttttttccttaaaaatggATTGGTGGAGACAACAAAACTTCAGGAGTCCAAgggaaatttttcaggtttggtttttttaaccCTAAATTgacagggttactgtagtagtTAAAGGCGCCAAACCTTAactggaaaacattttgtaaGCAGGACGAGAAGGTGTcgtttttttggggaaattttaaaatttacttaaTAGCACtgcttcagaaaatttgtgcAGCCATGTGAAGAAAGTGACGTCGCATGTGACCATAACCGTTCAATAAATGTAATGCCATAAacaaaagtacaaaaattttcaaattaagaaccgttagaaaaaaaaccaaaaaaaaaaaataaccggaccaaaataaataaatattaaattcaaaaactctgaaattacCTAGGACATGCTATTTATAAATGtctgattttctaaaaatgggTATTCTAAACCTAAACGTTCAGCAAAAGGAGATAATCGAATTTTGTCTGGAAATCAAAAAGAATATGCAAAGAAATGGGAAAAGGGGCATAAAGATCAATTGTGCCATGATTCACTGTGTCCGATGTTTGctcctttttttcagaacttcctGGTCTGGAAAAAGCGGCACCATACAGCAATGTTACCTTATAAGTCAAGggagctgaaatttgaaagtaccaattttttcaaatgccaGCGCAAAAATGCTGATCCTCGCGcaatcgaaattttgaccaATAAGCGATACTGACCACACCCCATGCacatcgctgattggtcgaaataaaactatttgatatttgatattttaatactatagtttgttaatttttaatcctTCCGAACACAAAGCCCGCAAAACATGTTTTTGGTAATCCTCGTATCAACTACGTAGCATTTTTCAATACCTAGAACAGaagaaaattatagttttaatTGTGTTATCCTGCATTACTACTCAGTTCAACAATTTTGCCAAAGATCCGCAAAACATCTCGTAATTCTCCCCCTTTGTAGCTTCTCCCCCGCGGACTACAATCTGATCCACTTCTGGAAAGTTATTTTCAAGGCATTTACATTTCTGACCGAATGACGTAGATTTTTGGAGTTTAAATAGCAAATACAACTTTAGTTCCGGATTACTATAGTAAATGGGGATATTTGTcgattttataaaacaatttctgaaaacgtcACAGGTATAAGTAGGATTTTAATGTAATTTTGAAGGggttaaaatgtttcaaatagaagaaagaaaaaagtgaaaccgAATTTTCAGGTTCAGCGCAAGACTGAGCTGGAGCATAAATTTGAGAATGATCCTATAACATTCGAATAAACTTAGGCCTAAACTTTAGGCTGATCCTGAGCATCAGCCTGAATTGAAAGTTGGTCTAAACCTAAGTCTTAGCCTAATAGTAAGCCTAAACCATCCCTTTTCTCTAAATACATTTCTCTCACTTGAACTTTTTCACATAAAACGGTCATTTCGTCCGTAGACACATAATCATTGGCATACAAACTTACTGTTTTGAGGGacacgaagaaaaaaaaaagagaaaactgaATGCAAACCAGTTCAAAGAATGCAGAATGAGGAATGAGTACGACAGTCAACACAATTCAGGCATCAATCAAAACACATTTATGGAAGAATTGAAAGAATTTGTCGCCTTTGAACACATGCTAATTTTAGAAcacttttgtttttattttttctatttttcaaattttcaatgtaaaacCAAAGATTATTCAGTTACACATTTTGCacgtgaattttgaaatattactgCAAAGGTGTAATGTCCGGAagtataaaaaaaatgatgtgaCGGGGCGAAAGATAACAAGactaataattgaaaatcggATGTTACGTAGTAGGTTCAGCCACTTGGTTGTTTGGTTTTGATTACAGATTAAGCTTTGGTTGAATTTAAGAAGACGGGTgacattggaaaaaaatcacagtagcttaaaaaaaaagcaaaaacttcAAAGGAATATCTGTGGTTAACAGTTAACGATTTTTATCTCttgtgaagttttttttgttaattttcgataattaaaattaaaggcCATTTCAGATTTTACCGAACTAGGTATtatactttttggaaaattctgggaaagattcagaaaaaattttgtattaaaaaaaagcgaatttattttcaaaactgttaaTGTGATATACATTATTAtcatattttccgttgaaaatatttccgcTTATTCCTCCGCGGGTCAGTTCAATCTCGGGTCTCCCCCAAACAAACTAGTTATTATCGTTAGCTGCTTACATCATTTAGCATCGTTCTCTCACTTAGCGATCACGGAGATAACCACAGAGTACTGTTATCTTAACAACACATTTTGTGATGATAGTGCTGAAGCTTTAGGATTTTGTTTcgcaaaaaagtgttttttttttgttggttttctgCGGGATATTTGCAGTTGGGAACAGAACTTGTTATTGAGATATGCTGATCGtagttatcaattttatcaCTTATCATCACGGAATTATGtatctttgaaaaacaaacaatgaAGCCATTTTTAAGAGCAAAACGTCACGCATGTCTGGAGACGGTTTagtcaaaatatttataatctGAAACAAAAGTACAtgtaaatttcttttttaggCTCCTGGCAGGCATATAGAAATCGAAATGCACCTATCTAACCTACCATCCCAACTTTAGTAATATGTTCTCAAAATATCAGAGCAAAAAGCTCCGCACGAGTGCTCACATAGTTCCTTTCATGCACACATAGAAGTCAGAATACATATAtgtcatcaaaaattgaacagtGACGTTTGTGCCAACTCATGCAACTTGGAGCTGCAAGTAGGTAAATTCAATAGTCTAAAATTTGATCCGGGCAGGTTCTGCGGAGATGAGTCGGGGGTTTTTTTacattctagattttttctaaactgcCCAAACTGATATACATACCGTAggtacaaaaaatgtgttgaattaaaaaacttcCTCCTCAAAGTTTGAAGCAACTTTTCCCGACAACAATTATTTTGTCAACAGAAACATAGTCCTCAGAACTCTcgtgtgaaattttaaaaaatctaagaaattCGGACAAATATTATCGGAACTTGACTTGCTACCTAACCAAGTACATCACCTTTTTATTTTCCGATGGAAAGccggaaaattttgggtctttgtttttgttgtttggtCAGGAAATgctagaaaattatttatcatcTCCAAGTTTATTAACTGTGTGAGGgattttcaacatttaaatttagttATGTCTAGTTTGTGTTCTGACTCTGgtgttctttaaaaattatttttaaaaagtgcacTCTGAAAATGACACAAACCGGAACTTCTTCTTAAGGGGTTTCCCCCAAGTTCAACTATGACATAGATTTGAGAATACGTCAGTTTCAGACAGGGAACTTATTTTGTCCAATTAAGAGAAAATAAGATGAAGAATGAAGAAACACAAACAGACAATACGGAACGAATAAGGAAATTGGAGATGAGGGGAAGCGTtcggaaaattgacaaaaaatgagggTTTCTGGAAAGCAAAGTTTATAGAAATATtgacaaaaagtttgaattctaGTAAAAGTCTTTACACTGTGATATGTTGAGTATCGGAAAACCGAGTTTTTTTATGAAACACATTTCTAGTTACTTGAAAATGTGCTCTACTGACGACGAATGATAAATTAATGAGAAGCTACAAGAAAAGTGTTGCCTGCCTGGTAGGTACGTAAGCATGCAGTTTTTGCCTCCAGTTATTTAATAGTTATGGACGACATAAAAATTGGGGGTGCTGATTTCAAGCATGCTGAAATTATCTAATCCTCAttcagagttttgaaaatttctataatattttcagtcaaacttCTATGAAAActaagaagaaaaaatcaaagcgGAGCCGGCACCAGATAGGCAGCGACCACCTTGAAGGTTGGCAGGCGGATACATGTACCTGTCTGTCAATTGCAATCTTAATTGCGCTGCGAGACAACCTGCCAGTTTTAGACAATAGTTTTCAAGTTTCGAcggaatattcaattttctgattttaaatcaaaacgTTTTTCCAGCACTTGACATCAACAGTTTAgacctaaaaattttaatgtttgatgaatttttgaagtccAAAGTCAGGTGATTATGAAAGCTAGAAagatgaaaagttttttgaaaactcaaaatctgAAGGGCTTCCTAAAATTATTCTTCAGTGAGTTTAAGATTAAGCCATCGAGCAGAAGTTTTAGACTCTCAGATTCTACAGTAACTATATATCCCTTGAGATTCAAATACCatggctgaaattttatgaCCATTCCCTTTGCCCCTAACATTGGCGGAGATCATTAAACGCGATAAATGTCGAATGGCAAatgaaaacaataataataatccgAAATAGTGGAACAGTATACCGACTTGTTCCGTTCCCTCTCAATTCCCCATGATTCTCAGTGAATAAGCTGCAGTGGCTGAGAAGGAGTAGGAGGAGGGTGTCTGATTAAAATGATTAATTAGAGATTGGAAAGTGGTAACAACACAGTAATCCAGTTGTGTAAGGCTGCGGCGATATGCCTTGGCGCGCCCTGTTTCTTGCGAACAAGCCTGTGTTCGTGAATATGGTAGAGATGAGGGGACGGAGAG of Caenorhabditis elegans chromosome II contains these proteins:
- the T05B9.1 gene encoding Nuclear receptor domain-containing protein (Confirmed by transcript evidence): MNTSSSADPKPDASLSSSNSKIKKEEDLEAMKEAIAQLLQGVEELTQDKLNDAKSRKKLEESMEELKSQNLDLKAQLDFQMAHFQSLFEAHEKEIADLKARQYQNNSIAAQTPPPDVRQELRSFPMVKHSRENPELRNVPVLIFSRCMLCETDEHTIHSCPIYNTNSKRYEGFKDKGLCRSCALPANSDGSATCGRNCMFSRRRCTNCWDKGGDKSYVYHLEFTCRWDERRSQRTSPFSTDHSDRSSKHPRISFDECENHHY